A window from Triticum aestivum cultivar Chinese Spring chromosome 6D, IWGSC CS RefSeq v2.1, whole genome shotgun sequence encodes these proteins:
- the LOC123144209 gene encoding outer envelope protein 80, chloroplastic codes for MGPRRDGVRFISSGVKLPRASPAPAPAHALLSAALPPFAHIGRAIDAAARRVAASFPRVPAARAESPTAPLPRRHGKDGGGAGGEERVLISEVAVRGKDGEPLERPELEEAAAGALRACRPNAALTVREVQEDVHRVVESGLFRSCMPVAVDTRDGIRLVFEVEPNQDFHGLVCEGANMLPSKFLDDSFRDRHGKIINIRHLDQVIKSINGWYQERGLTGMVSYAEILSGGILRLQVSEAEVNNINIRFLDRRTGEPTIGKTKPETILQQLTTKKGQAYNRAQVKRDVETILTMGIMEDVTIIPQPVGDSNKVDLVMNLVERKSGGFSAGGGISSGITNGPLSGLIGSFAYSQRNVFGRNKKLNLSLERGQIDSIFRLNYTDPWIDGDNKRTSRTVMVQNSRTPGTLIHGGEHPDHSPITIGRVTAGIEYSRPFRPKWSGTLGLIFQHAGARDDKGNPMIRDFYNSQLTASGNPYDDTLLAKLESVYTDSGDQSSTMFVFNVEQGLPILPEWLSFNRVTARLRQSYEIGPARLLLSASGGHVEGNFSPHEAFAIGGTNSVRGYEEGAVGSGRSYAVGSGEVSCRLFGPLEGVVFGDYGSDLGSGPTVPGDPAGARGKPGSGYGYGVGIRVDSPLGPLRLEYAFNDKQARRFHFGVGHRN; via the exons ATGGGGCCTCGTCGAGACGGCGTCCGCTTCATCTCCTCCGGCGTCAAGCTCCCGCGCGCCTCCCCGGCCCCTGCCCCGGCGCATGCCCTGCTCTCCGCCGCGCTCCCCCCGTTCGCGCACATCGGCCGGGCCATCGACGCCGCGGCCCGCCGCGTCGCCGCGTCGTTCCCCCGCGTCCCAGCCGCGCGGGCCGAGAGTCCGACCGCGCCCTTGCCGCGGAGGCACGGGAAGGACGGCGGCGGGGCCGGGGGCGAGGAGCGGGTTCTAATCAGCGAGGTGGCGGTGCGCGGAAAGGACGGGGAGCCCCTGGAGAGGCCCGAGCTGGAGGAGGCGGCCGCCGGGGCCCTGCGAGCGTGCCGCCCCAACGCGGCGCTTACGGTGAGGGAGGTGCAGGAGGATGTGCACCGCGTGGTGGAGAGCGGCCTCTTCCGCTCCTGCATGCCCGTTGCTGTCGACACCCGCGACGGCATTCGCCTTGTCTTTGAG GTGGAGCCGAACCAGGACTTCCACGGGCTGGTCTGTGAGGGTGCCAACATGCTGCCTTCCAAGTTCCTAGATGACTCATTTCGCGACCGCCATG GGAAAATAATCAACATAAGACATTTAGATCAAGTGATTAAGTCCATTAACGGATGGTATCAGGAGCGCGGTCTTACTGGCATG GTTTCGTATGCTGAAATCCTTTCTGGAGGAATTCTAAGGCTGCAAGTTTCTGAAGCTGAGGTTAATAATATCAATATTCGCTTTCTAGATAGAAGAAC TGGTGAACCAACTATCGGGAAAACAAAACCAGAGACCATACTTCAGCAGCTTACCACCAAGAAGGGTCAG GCATACAATAGAGCACAGGTGAAAAGAGATGTTGAAACAATACTCACTATGGGAATTATGGAGGATGTCACAATAATTCCGCAGCCTGTGGGAG ATTCTAATAAGGTGGATCTTGTCATGAATCTTGTTGAACGCAAATCCGGTGGTTTCTCTGCTGGTGGTGGCATTTCGAGTGG GATAACGAATGGGCCTCTTTCTGGATTAATAGGCAG CTTTGCATATTCTCAGAGGAATGTTTTTGGGAGGAACAAGAAGTTGAATCTCTCACTAGAGAGGGGCCAAATAGATTCTATATTTCGTTTAAACTACACTGACCCTTGGATTGACGGTGACAATAAGAGGACTTCCAGAACTGTCATGGTTCAG AACTCTAGGACCCCTGGAACACTTATCCATGGTGGGGAGCATCCTGACCATAGTCCTATTACAATTGGACGGGTAACTGCTGGCATTGAATATAGTCGACCTTTCAGGCCTAAATGGAGTGGTACTCTTGGATTGATATTTCAG CATGCTGGTGCTCGTGATGACAAAGGCAATCCTATGATCAGAGATTTTTATAACAGCCAATTAACTGCAAG CGGAAATCCTTATGATGATACATTACTTGCTAAGCTTGAAAGTGTCTACACAGACTCTGGAGATCAGAGCTCTACAATG TTCGTTTTCAACGTCGAGCAAGGTCTGCCCATTCTTCCAGAGTGGCTTAGTTTCAACAGAGTGACAGCCCGTTTGAGGCAGAGCTATGAAATTGGTCCTGCCCGACTTCTTCTAAG TGCTTCTGGAGGTCATGTGGAGGGAAACTTTTCGCCTCATGAAGCATTTGCAATTGGTGGGACAAACAGTGTAAGAGGATATGAAGAAGGTGCTGTTGGTTCTGGCCGCTCATATGCAGTTGGTAGTGGTGAAGTCTCTTGCCGCTTG TTTGGTCCGTTGGAAGGTGTGGTATTTGGTGACTATGGTAGTGATCTTGGCTCTGGTCCAACAGTTCCTG GTGACCCAGCAGGAGCGCGTGGGAAGCCAGGAAGCGGTTACGGGTATGGTGTTGGCATCCGTGTGGACTCCCCGCTGGGACCTTTGAGACTTGAATACGCTTTCAACGACAAACAAGCAAGACGATTTCACTTTGGGGTTGGGCACAGAAATTAA